One window from the genome of Thermoanaerobaculia bacterium encodes:
- a CDS encoding SUF system NifU family Fe-S cluster assembly protein, translating into MTVKPDGDLRDLYQEVILDHNRKPRNFGKLEGANRKAEGHNPLCGDRLTVYLDLEDDRIRDIKFEGSGCAISKASASMMTSEVKGKTVEEAETTFRKFHRMVTQEGDGDIEELGKLAAFSGVREFPVRVKCASLPWHTMEAALHSEAPAEISTE; encoded by the coding sequence GTGACGGTGAAGCCCGATGGAGATCTGCGCGACCTCTACCAGGAGGTCATCCTCGACCACAACAGGAAGCCGCGGAACTTCGGGAAGCTCGAGGGCGCCAACCGGAAGGCCGAGGGGCACAACCCGCTCTGCGGCGACCGGCTGACCGTCTATCTCGACCTCGAAGACGACAGGATCCGGGACATCAAGTTCGAGGGCTCCGGCTGCGCGATCTCGAAGGCCTCCGCCTCGATGATGACGTCGGAGGTCAAGGGGAAGACCGTCGAGGAAGCCGAGACGACGTTCCGGAAGTTCCACCGCATGGTCACGCAGGAAGGGGACGGCGACATCGAGGAGCTCGGCAAGCTCGCCGCGTTCTCCGGCGTTCGCGAGTTCCCGGTGCGCGTCAAGTGCGCGAGCCTTCCCTGGCACACGATGGAGGCGGCGCTCCATTCGGAAGCGCCGGCGGAGATCTCGACGGAGTGA
- a CDS encoding cysteine desulfurase — protein sequence MKSRDAVQENEPVVETAARPAGFDVEQIRLEFPILHQKVHGKPLVYLDNAATTQKPRAVIDATTHYYETDNSNIHRGVHALSERATKLYEDARVKLARFLGAPDARSIVFTRNSTEAINLVAQTFGRQRVSAGDEIILSAIEHHSNIVPWQILAEEKGAKIRVIPVDDRGDLILDAYEELFSPRTRLVAVTHMSNALGTIPPVERIVRMAHARGVPVLVDGSQAAYHRKVDLESLDCDFYVVTGHKLYGPTGIGALYGKREHLESMPPYQGGGDMIRSVTFAKTTWNDVPFKFEAGTPNIAGAIGLGAAIAYIEKLGMDAIAEHEKELLDYATTALSGIPDLRIIGTAREKASVLSFVLGDVHPHDVGTILDQEGIAVRTGHHCAQPVMERFGIPATVRASFALYNTKAEVDALVEGIGKVKELLG from the coding sequence ATGAAGTCCCGCGACGCGGTCCAGGAAAACGAGCCGGTGGTCGAGACCGCCGCGCGCCCCGCCGGCTTCGACGTCGAGCAGATCCGCCTCGAGTTCCCGATCCTCCACCAGAAGGTGCACGGCAAGCCCCTCGTCTATCTCGACAACGCCGCGACGACGCAAAAGCCGCGGGCCGTGATCGACGCGACGACCCATTACTACGAGACCGACAACTCGAACATCCATCGCGGCGTGCACGCCCTGTCCGAGCGTGCGACGAAGCTCTACGAGGACGCGCGCGTGAAGCTCGCGCGTTTTCTCGGCGCGCCGGATGCCCGATCGATCGTCTTCACCCGCAACTCGACCGAGGCGATCAACCTCGTCGCCCAGACGTTCGGGCGGCAGCGCGTCTCCGCCGGCGACGAGATCATCCTCTCGGCGATCGAGCACCACTCGAACATCGTGCCCTGGCAGATCCTGGCCGAGGAGAAGGGCGCGAAGATCCGCGTCATCCCCGTCGACGACCGCGGAGACCTGATCCTCGACGCGTACGAGGAGCTCTTCTCCCCGCGGACGCGCCTCGTCGCGGTGACCCACATGTCCAACGCGCTCGGAACGATCCCGCCCGTCGAGCGGATCGTCCGGATGGCGCATGCGCGCGGCGTGCCGGTTCTCGTCGACGGCTCCCAGGCGGCCTATCACCGGAAGGTCGACCTCGAGTCGCTCGACTGCGACTTCTACGTCGTGACGGGCCACAAGCTCTACGGGCCGACCGGCATCGGCGCCCTCTACGGCAAGCGCGAACACCTCGAGTCGATGCCCCCGTACCAGGGGGGCGGCGACATGATCCGGTCGGTGACGTTTGCGAAGACGACGTGGAACGACGTGCCGTTCAAGTTCGAGGCCGGGACGCCGAACATCGCGGGCGCGATCGGCCTCGGCGCGGCGATCGCGTATATCGAGAAGCTCGGCATGGACGCGATCGCGGAGCATGAGAAGGAGCTCCTCGACTACGCGACCACCGCGCTCTCCGGGATCCCCGATCTCCGGATCATCGGGACCGCGCGGGAGAAGGCGAGCGTTCTTTCGTTCGTCCTCGGCGACGTCCATCCGCACGATGTCGGCACGATCCTCGACCAGGAAGGGATCGCCGTTCGCACGGGCCACCACTGCGCGCAGCCGGTCATGGAGCGCTTCGGCATCCCCGCGACCGTCCGGGCCTCCTTCGCGCTCTACAACACGAAGGCGGAGGTCGACGCGCTCGTCGAGGGGATCGGCAAGGTGAAGGAGCTCCTGGGGTGA